A window of the Falco rusticolus isolate bFalRus1 chromosome 1, bFalRus1.pri, whole genome shotgun sequence genome harbors these coding sequences:
- the MAVS gene encoding mitochondrial antiviral-signaling protein — protein MGFAEDKVYDYILKNFKNFKNIRVASLADSLSCLTDDDRDELHTREEMRGSQATVYRFYQHLKCRQGWVLDLIEALRQNNAGHLADELQHVYNSWQISPPAAASASFPPAVSNARPAVSSVGSSTPSTGPSPALGTPLAEQPCQDPPVGSHPPLLPSAATVTGMDLDARVPVQESLPKTFLEQESPQSPPPESAVCDGVSDGHSGERHRSHPIKTTQVAPGTPRADSVAVTLAAPPPQGRDWLGRQQHPVCVDNGCFGNANHLHRGAPGLGLGRSLPLRDTSIAHSPRQPRNEPQEDFYVSTESVPRLEEATHSRGPQPPNTLPEKQVVPSFEHGEPPDSFVDVRSPLLIQQQFDAEQKCVGMWQEHRGGEETLMETTTLVATPAPRDASPFCDTSTKPPVQEKELPTGETASSTPSMPMKEEVVSASVDTLLGTTVVGKAERTASRVSSATSVWESGSNIEGDVELSKPGILLSTDGEHPEAAGICPGSQGPCGPYSTESNSFTLGSEQLMVSTDSSSSGEQLSRVSLGCPAPADPREGETAGASRDSHPPSSWYSTSLGTHEVRVDHYPSTQLEAGSDLQDRAGPPGNSPDSSRGRGTVTSSSQAKVPPGDSNGPSLPYIFAAVGIAVISAVAFLVYARLQK, from the exons ATGGGTTTTGCTGAAGACAAAGTGTACGActacattttgaaaaacttcaaaaatttcAAGAACATCCGTGTGGCATCACTGGCCGATTCCCTGAGCTGCCTCACCGATGATGACAGA gATGAGCTTCACACTCGGGAGGAAATGCGGGGGAGCCAGGCGACCGTCTATAGGTTTTATCAGCACCTGAAGTgccggcagggctgggtgctggatCTCATCGAAGCACTGCGCCAGAACAATGCAGGGCATCTGGCTGATGAGCTGCAGCACGTATACAACTCCTGGCAAATCA gtcccccagctgctgccagtgcctccttccctcctgcagtcAGCAATGCCCGTCCTGCTGTCTCCTCTGTCGGTTCCTCCACACCATCCACAGGGCCGagccctgctctgggcacccCATTAGCTGAGCAGCCATGCCAAGACCCACCTGTTGGCAGCCATCCGCCtctcctgcccagtgctgctACCGTCACAGGCATGGACCTGGATGCCAGGGTTCCGGTGCAGGAATCG CTCCCCAAAACATTCCTGGAGCAAGAAAGCCCCCAGTCACCTCCACCTGAGAGTGCAGTGTGTGATGGAGTGAGTGATGGGCACAGTGGAGAGAGGCATCGCTCACACCCCATCAAGACTACCCAGGTGGCACCAGGGACCCCTAGGGCAGACAGCGTGGCTGTGACCTTGGCTGCCCCCCCTCCACAGGGCCGGGACTGGCTGGGCCGCCAGCAGCACCCGGTGTGTGTGGACAACGGGTGTTTTGGGAACGCTAACCACCTGCACCGCGGTGCACCAGGCTTGGGTCTGGGCAGGTCTCTTCCGCTGAGGGACACAAGCATCGCTCACAGCCCTAGGCAGCCCAGGAACGAGCCCCAAGAGGACTTCTATGTCTCCACTGAGTCAGTGCCGAGGCTGGAGGAGGCCACTCACAGCAGGGGGCCACAGCCCCCAAACACACTGCCAGAAAAACAGGTTGTGCCCAGCTTTGAGCATGGTGAGCCCCCAGACAGCTTTGTGGATGTGCGCAGCCCGCTCCTCATACAGCAGCAGTTTGACGCGGAGCAGAAGTGTGTCGGGATGTGGCAAGAGCACAGAGGAGGTGAAG AGACTTTGATGGAAACAACTACCCTGGTTGCTACCCCTGCACCCAGAGATGCTTCCCCGTTCTGTGACACATCCACGAAGCCTCCTGTGCAAGAGAAAGAACTGCCCACAGGGGagacagccagcagcaccccctCCATGCCGATGAAGGAGGAA GTGGTCTCAGCCTCGGTGGACACTCTCCTGGGCACAACTGTTGTAGGCAAGGCTGAGCGGACGGCCTCCCGGGTGAGCTCTGCCACAAGCGTCTGGGAGTCTGGCAGCAACATCGAGGGTGATGTGGAGCTCAGCAAGCCAGGCATCCTCCTCTCCACAGATGGGGAGCACCCAGAGGCAGCTGGCATATGCCCAGGCTCTCAAGGGCCCTGCGGCCCCTATTCCACGGAATCCAATAGCTTCACCCTTGGTAGTGAACAGCTCATGGTGAGCACGGATAGCTCAAGCTCAGGAGAACAGCTCTCTAGAGTCTCCTTAGgatgcccagctccagcagaccCCAGGGAAGGGGAGACAGCTGGAGCAAGCAGAGACTCCCATCCACCTTCAAGCTGGTACAGCACCTCTCTGGGTACCCATGAGGTCCGTGTGGACCActaccccagcacccagctcgAGGCAGGCAGTGACCTCCAAGACAGAGCTGGTCCTCCAGGAAACTCCCCTGACTCTAGCAGGGGTCGTGGCACTGTGACCAGCTCGTCTCAGGCCAAAGTCCCCCCAGGGGACAGCAATGGACCATCCCTGCCATACATCTTTGCAGCTGTGGGCATCGCTGTGATTTCAGCTGTGGCGTTTCTGGTGTATGCTCGATTGCAGAAATAG